CTTGAACTTTGAGGTTCATAACGGCAAGGGATTTGCCCCTGTGCACATCACCGAGAATATGGTGGGTCACCGGATGGGTGAATTTGCCCCGACGCGGACGTTCAAGGGACACCAGCCACATACCAAGAAGTAAAGAGGTATATCATGGAAGTTATTGCCTACACAAAATACAGCCGGATCTCGCCCAAGAAGGCGCGTGAGGTTGCCAACGAGCTCCGGGGTCGTCCCGCGAACGAGGCTTTGGAATTGCTGAAGTTCATCCCTCGCAAGGCTGCCCGGCTCATCCACAAGACACTTCACAGTGCTGTGGCCAATGCGGAGAATAATCACAACTTGAATTCAGACGATCTGGTTATCAAGGAAGCGATTGTTGAGGAAGGCCCTGCTTTCCGCCGCTTCAAGCCAGCTGCCCGTGGGTCTGCGAAGCCAATCCGCAAGCGCACAAGTCACCTTCGAATCGTACTCACCGAATCATCCAACTAATTTATTATGGGACAGAAAGTTAATCCAATTGGGTTTCGCTTATCCGTGCGCCGTGACTGGCAGTCACGCTGGTTTTCGAACAAGAAGGAATTTGGTGCGAACCTCAAGGAGGACTATGAGATCCGCTCCTTCCTTGAAGAGAAGTTCCGCTACGCCGCTGTGCCGCGCATCATGATTGAGCGTGCCGGTAACCGTGTCCGTATCAAGGTCTACACTGCCCGTCCGGGAATCGTCATCGGGCGCAAGGGTGCCGAGCTTGAAAAAATCAAGGAGTCCCTGGGGAAGCTGATCAAGAAGGACGTGATTCTTGACATCCAGGAAGTGAAGAAGCCTGACATGGTGGCCAAGCTGGTTGCCGAAAGTGTCGCCCTTCAGTTGGAGCGCCGGATTTCATTCCGCCGGGCCATGAAGAAAGCTGTCCAGAGCACAATGAGTATTGGTGCCAAAGGAATTCGTCTCCAGGTTTCCGGTCGTCTCGGTGGAGCCGATATTGCCCGTACTGAGAGTGCCCGTTCCGGTTCGGTG
This region of Oceanipulchritudo coccoides genomic DNA includes:
- the rplV gene encoding 50S ribosomal protein L22, which translates into the protein MEVIAYTKYSRISPKKAREVANELRGRPANEALELLKFIPRKAARLIHKTLHSAVANAENNHNLNSDDLVIKEAIVEEGPAFRRFKPAARGSAKPIRKRTSHLRIVLTESSN
- the rpsC gene encoding 30S ribosomal protein S3 — translated: MGQKVNPIGFRLSVRRDWQSRWFSNKKEFGANLKEDYEIRSFLEEKFRYAAVPRIMIERAGNRVRIKVYTARPGIVIGRKGAELEKIKESLGKLIKKDVILDIQEVKKPDMVAKLVAESVALQLERRISFRRAMKKAVQSTMSIGAKGIRLQVSGRLGGADIARTESARSGSVPLHTLRANIDYGFSEARTVYGKIGVKCWICLDDEEKLFN